The genomic DNA TTTACTCCCATCGTCGAAGACTTTGCGACGTTCGACGATTCGCGTTGGCAACGGGGAGCGGGCGAATGGGATCTTCAACCAGGTCGCGTCAAGCAGACCATGGATGGGCACAACCGGTCGATCTTGCAGTTGCTGGAGAAGCCGCCTCGGGATTTCGATGCCAGCATGCGTTTTCGAATTCACGGAGCTGGTGGATGGCGATCGATTGGCATCGGATTCGACGCACCATTCGCCGCCGGAGATTCACTCAATCAATCGCGACAATTCGTCTATGCGAGTGCGCACGCTGGTGGTCCGAAGGTTCAAGTCTCTTATCTCGACAATGGCAAATCGAATTACCCTAGCGACGGGCGTGCACCTGCGGACATCCAGCTGGAAACCGATTACACGCTGCGAGTTCAGGTTCGCGGAAATCTGATCAACGCCTCGTTGAACGGCGAACCGATGGTTGCATCTCGAACCCCTTCGGCTCGGGTGGATGGTGCGATCCGGTTGGTCACGTTTGACGCGATCGCGTCGATTTTGGAATTCAAGCTTTCCGCGTTGCCGGCCGACGTCAAACTGCGTGAGTCGAGTGGCGCGACCAGTGTCGATCCCGTGGTCGCAGCGGAGTTCGAACTTGCGCTTGCGAAGGCCCAGGCCGCCGTTGCCCAGGCCGATTGGGAAAGCGTGCAGGCTCGCGCTCAAGCGATGCGGACCTCTTGGGAATCCGACGATGCTGCCGCGATCCGGGAACAGGCGGTCGCAGCGATTCGGGCGGAACGGGAACATGCGGTCGCGAAGGCCCGCGCGGCGGTGACGGCCGAACAGGTGTCGGTCGCGCGAGCGAACGCCGACAAATTGAAGGCGGCGGAAAAGAAGCTGGCCGATGCGAAAAAGACACTTGAAAAAGCGGAGGCGTTGGCCAAGGCGGAAGTCAAGGATTCGGATCAGTTTACGCCGCTGAAGGGAGCGAAGTGGACCCCGACGCGGTTCCAATTCACGGGCAAAGACGACCCAGCGGTCGAGTTCCCACAGCAGAGCACGGGCCGGCGAACGGCGCTGGCGCGTTGGATCACCGATCCTCGCAATCCGCTGACCGCTCGCGTCGCGGCGAATCACATTTGGACGCGGCACTTGGGACAGCCGTTGGTCGCTTCGACGTTCGATTTCGGTCGCAATGGGAACGATCCGACGCATCCCGAACTGCTCGATTGGCTCGCTTCGGAATTGATCGATAGCGGTTGGAACATGAAGCACCTGCATCGCTTGATCGTCCTTTCGAGCACCTATCGCATGGATTCCTCGCTGAGCGGAATGGAGGAACAACTGGCAAAAGATCCCGACAACCATCATTGGTGGCGAAGGGTTCCGATCCGGTTGGAATCCCAAGCGGTCCGCGACGCGGTGCTGGCTGTTGCCGGAACATTGAACGAGACGATAGGAGGACCATCGGTGCTCCCCGCCGACCAGGACAAGTCGCATCGACGCAGCTTGTATTTCTTCCACAGCAACAACGAGAAGAACCTGCTGTTGAGCATGTTCGATGAAGCCTCGGTGGCCGAGTGTTACCAGCGCGAACAAAGCATCGTTCCGCAACAAGCCCTTGCGCTTTCGAACAGCCGGCTGGTGCTCGAATCATCGCAACAGATCGCTGCTGCAATCGCGGCCGACCATCCCGAAGACGAAGCCTTTGTTCGACAGGCTTTTCTGTTGCTGTTGGGGATCCAGCCGACAGCTCAAGAAATCGACGACTGCCAATCGGCGTTGACCGCCTGGCGCGAATTGCCCGAGGGAAGCGACGACTCGGCTCGCGGGAATTTGATCTGGGCGATCATCAACCACAACGACTTTGTCACGCTGCGTTAGCCGGCGTCTATCGAGAGAGGACAAATTGAAATGAATAAGTTTTTCAACGGCCATTCGCCGCGTCGTACGTTTCTAGCCGATATGGGCATGGGGTTCACCGGCTTGGCATTGGGAGCGATGTTGCAGCGGGAAGCCGGCGGTCACGAAGCGGCTTGGGCGCCTCCGACGGGCGAGCCTCACATGCCGCCCAAAGCAAAGAGTGTGATCTGGTTGTTTATGAATGGCGGTGTCAGCCAGATGGAGAGCTTCGATCCGAAGCCGATGTTGACAAAATATGCCGGCAAGACGATCTCGGAGACGCCGTTTGCCGACACGCAAGATCCCGAGAAACTCGCCTTGGCCCGCGTCGCCGCCCCCGATGGGAACGGGAACCAACGCAACCAACTGTATCCGTTGCAGAAGGGATTCAAAAAACATGGCGAAAGCGGCATCGAGATCAGCGATTGGTTTCCGCACATCGCCAAACACGCCGACAAGCTGGCGGTCGTCCGGTCGATGTATACGACCGACAGCAACCACGGCGCGCAAACGCAATTCCATTCCGGCCGCCACTTAAACGATGGTAACTACCCGACGCTGGGTGCCTGGGTGCATTACGGTCTCGGCTCGCTCAACGAGAACCTGCCGCAATTCATCTCGATCGGCAAGCGTGAGTATTGGAACAAACGGGACGGACATTATCTGGGTCCCGCGCACGATGCAGTCCCGATGCGCGTCGATCCCGACAACCCATTGGATTTCAGCAGCCCCGAGCGCCCGTTCGCGCGGTCGTCGCAGGAGATCGGACAGGATCTGATCCAGCGCCTCAACAATCGACGTCAGTTGGAATATCCGAGCGATCCCGCGATGGCAGCTCGGATCGCTTCGTATGAGCTCGCCTTCCGGATGCAGAGTTCGATCCCGGACGTCGTCGACTTCTCTCAAGAGACCGCCCAGACGCAAGCGATGTATGGGATCGACCAACCCCATTCGCGCGAGTTCGGCATGCAGTTGCTTGGCGCCCGACGACTCGTCGAACAAGGCGTCCGCTTCATCCAGATCCAGCACGGCGGTGGCGGTGCGGGGGCTTGGGATGCGCATGGCAAGCTGGAAGCGAACCACACGAAAAACTCGCTCGCCGTCGATCAACCGATCGGAGGCCTGTTGCAAGATCTGGAACAACGTGGCCTGTTGGACGAGACCCTTGTCGTCTTCGCCACCGAATTTGGCCGCACCCCAGGATCGCAAGGGAGCGATGGGCGCGATCACCATATCTATGGTTTCTCGGTCTGGATGGCCGGCGGCGGATTAAAACGAGGCGTCGTTCATGGCGCGACCGACGAGATCGGTTTCCATGCCGTCGAACATCGCCATTACGTGACCGACATCCATGCCACGATCCTGAAACAACTAGGGCTCGATTCCCGCAAACTTGAAATTCCCGGCCGCAAACGACTCGAGATCGATCACGGCCGACCGATCGATCAAATCATCGCTTAAGTCGTCATCGACGGCTGCGACCTGCCCCACCCGCGTTTTTGAATTGCCCACAAGACGGAACCTCTGGCGCATTTTTTCGATTGCGACAGTGGCGACTGGCTACCCTTTTGGAACTACCGGTGTCTATCCAACCATGCGTTGTTTTCACAGCGGTTCCTGATTGGCTCGCAGTTTCTGTGAGCTGCTTTTTGATGAAACGGTTCAAGGGAACCGCTTCGTTTTGTTGATTGTTTTATCCACTCGATGCAAGGGAAATTGTCATGCGCCGTAATGTAAGTAGGGGCTTTACGCTCGTCGAACTCCTCGTCGTGATCGCGATCATTGGGATCTTGGTTGGTCTTCTCTTACCGGCGGTCCAAGCGGCTCGCGAGTCGGCTCGCCGGATGCAATGTTCGAACAATTTGAAACAGATTGGTTTGGCGCTGCACAACTATCACGATGTTCATCGCTCGCTGCCGATCGGATCGCTGGGGTTCCTGATCCAGGGTTGGACCGTGCCGGTCCTGCCATTCGTCGAACAACAAACGGTTTACGACCAATTGACGATTGGACTTCCGAACGGTTTTGACGTCGCCGGAGTGAATGCGGCGGTCGTCGATCAATGGACTCCGGACATGTTCTGGTGCCCATCGAGTGCCGCAACCCCGATGCACCTGCGAGTCACCTCGGGGAATACCGTCAAGATGTCAACGATGTCCTATATCGGTATCGCAGGGGCGCCGACCAGCGCGACCAGCAGCAGCGATCCGACCGGCGCCGGACGCTGCATCAGTGGCGGCCAAGGTTATGCGTGTGCCAACGGAACGATGATTCCCAACTCCACCGTTCGCTTTCGCGACCTGACCGATGGGCTCAGCAACACCGTGGTGATCGGCGAATCGTCTTCCTGGGGCGAGACCGCTGCCGGGGCGCGAACCGAAATTCGCACCTCCGCGGAATGGGGTGCCTGGGCCGGTTCGGCTGCGAGCACAACGCCGCCCAACAACGGCACAAGCTACATGTGGAGTGCCAACCCCTATTGCCGGCAAATCACCTCGGTTCGCTACCCGATCGGCACCACGCTGGAACTGACCGGATCGGGCGGCAACCATCGCGATGGTGTCAACAACGCCCTGCACTCGATGCATCCCGGCGGCGTTCAGGTCACACGTGGCGATGGCGGCGTTGGTTTCCTCTCCGAGACCATGGAGTTCCTGGTGCTGCGGGACCTGTGCATTCGTGACGATGGCAACGTGATCCCCGGGGACGTCTTCTAAGCCGCCCGCCGAATCCAAACGCCCACGGCTGACGGTTCCAGCGACCGTTCGCCTTGCAGGGTCAAAAATGCTTCCAACGCGGTGAACGTCCGAGAGCGATGCGAGCTGCGTTGATCGATGGGCGAATCCACTTCGCCAAGCCAAAACAGACGCGTCCTTGAGACGCGTTTATCTCACGACAACGTTTCGTAACCGTTTTTCTTCGTACATAGAACAAAATGAAATCTCATCCCAAGAGTCTCATGACGACAACTTTCTCGCGTTCGGCGCGCGTGCTCGGAGCGGCGTTGCCGCTGGCTATCCTGCTCACCCTAGGTTGCGGCGAACCCAATCCACGAACGGCCACCGTTTCGGGGAACGTGCTGCTGGATGACCAACCGCTCGACAGCGGAAACCTGCTGCTACTATCCGAATCGGGAGAGAGCGGCGGCGCGGAATTGAACGCCGATGGAACCTATACGCTCACATGCATCCCCGGGACGTATCACGTCGCCGTGATGCCGATCTCCGTGGAAGTAGGCCCCGACGGAACGCCAATGAATCCGGAGCAGGCGGCCAGTACGGTGGAGATTCCACAAAAATACCACGACGTCGGCAGCAGTGAATTAACCGTTGAGGTCACCGACGGTGAAAACACGTTTGATATCCCGTTGGTATCCATGCCCAAACGCTAGTTCCACCGGTCGAGACTCCCGCTTGTTTGCATCGTTCCCCGTCAATCCGATCGCGATGGAGACAGAAGGCACCGCCATCGTCTCCATTGCATCGAGAGCGTTCCGATAACGTTGATCGGCAATAACGACGGTTATACCTTCGGTTTGATGAACAGCACTTCGCCTCGTTCGATCCAACCCTTCCGCAGGTCGACTCGGAACCATCCGTCGCTATTCATTTTGTGAAACCTCAGCGGGGAACGTTTGCCGAATTGAGGCAAATCGTATTCGGCCCACGTCTTCCCTTCGTCGGTCGAAATGATGAAGCCGGTGGTGAACGGCGAGGCGGGACCGTAGTGGG from Rosistilla carotiformis includes the following:
- a CDS encoding DUF1553 domain-containing protein → MKFVSRICTTIICLTVAVQASLFADDNQVDYETQVKPLLRERCYACHGALKQEGGLRLDTGAFIRQGGDSGAAVDLEEEPQFNLIVERTADTDPGSRMPPEFEGEPLSAEQVDLLKRWIAAGADSPADEVPEADPAQHWSFQPLARPEVPVIDDANWGRNPIDAWIAQGHQKNEIKPQSEADRVLLLRRLSFDLIGLPPTSEEIAAVVNDQSSDWYEKTVDRLLDDPRHGERWARHWMDNWRYSDWWGLNAQLRNSQRHMWHWRDWIVESLNNDVPYDEMVRLMLAADELAPDDPAKLRATGFLARNFYIFNRHTWMDQTVEHVGKGLLGLTMNCAKCHDHKFDPIGHVDYYKMRAFFEPYLVRLDNVPGELDVNKDGIPRVFDALVDAPTYLFIRGDEAQPDKSKAIAPGVPKMFEFEELAIEPVDLPPEAWQPARHPWVLDDHLAAAQKRQQASLPRVEKATTALENARKMAEGASPVEESTTPFTPIVEDFATFDDSRWQRGAGEWDLQPGRVKQTMDGHNRSILQLLEKPPRDFDASMRFRIHGAGGWRSIGIGFDAPFAAGDSLNQSRQFVYASAHAGGPKVQVSYLDNGKSNYPSDGRAPADIQLETDYTLRVQVRGNLINASLNGEPMVASRTPSARVDGAIRLVTFDAIASILEFKLSALPADVKLRESSGATSVDPVVAAEFELALAKAQAAVAQADWESVQARAQAMRTSWESDDAAAIREQAVAAIRAEREHAVAKARAAVTAEQVSVARANADKLKAAEKKLADAKKTLEKAEALAKAEVKDSDQFTPLKGAKWTPTRFQFTGKDDPAVEFPQQSTGRRTALARWITDPRNPLTARVAANHIWTRHLGQPLVASTFDFGRNGNDPTHPELLDWLASELIDSGWNMKHLHRLIVLSSTYRMDSSLSGMEEQLAKDPDNHHWWRRVPIRLESQAVRDAVLAVAGTLNETIGGPSVLPADQDKSHRRSLYFFHSNNEKNLLLSMFDEASVAECYQREQSIVPQQALALSNSRLVLESSQQIAAAIAADHPEDEAFVRQAFLLLLGIQPTAQEIDDCQSALTAWRELPEGSDDSARGNLIWAIINHNDFVTLR
- a CDS encoding DUF1501 domain-containing protein; this encodes MNKFFNGHSPRRTFLADMGMGFTGLALGAMLQREAGGHEAAWAPPTGEPHMPPKAKSVIWLFMNGGVSQMESFDPKPMLTKYAGKTISETPFADTQDPEKLALARVAAPDGNGNQRNQLYPLQKGFKKHGESGIEISDWFPHIAKHADKLAVVRSMYTTDSNHGAQTQFHSGRHLNDGNYPTLGAWVHYGLGSLNENLPQFISIGKREYWNKRDGHYLGPAHDAVPMRVDPDNPLDFSSPERPFARSSQEIGQDLIQRLNNRRQLEYPSDPAMAARIASYELAFRMQSSIPDVVDFSQETAQTQAMYGIDQPHSREFGMQLLGARRLVEQGVRFIQIQHGGGGAGAWDAHGKLEANHTKNSLAVDQPIGGLLQDLEQRGLLDETLVVFATEFGRTPGSQGSDGRDHHIYGFSVWMAGGGLKRGVVHGATDEIGFHAVEHRHYVTDIHATILKQLGLDSRKLEIPGRKRLEIDHGRPIDQIIA
- a CDS encoding DUF1559 domain-containing protein, whose amino-acid sequence is MRRNVSRGFTLVELLVVIAIIGILVGLLLPAVQAARESARRMQCSNNLKQIGLALHNYHDVHRSLPIGSLGFLIQGWTVPVLPFVEQQTVYDQLTIGLPNGFDVAGVNAAVVDQWTPDMFWCPSSAATPMHLRVTSGNTVKMSTMSYIGIAGAPTSATSSSDPTGAGRCISGGQGYACANGTMIPNSTVRFRDLTDGLSNTVVIGESSSWGETAAGARTEIRTSAEWGAWAGSAASTTPPNNGTSYMWSANPYCRQITSVRYPIGTTLELTGSGGNHRDGVNNALHSMHPGGVQVTRGDGGVGFLSETMEFLVLRDLCIRDDGNVIPGDVF